A single Anopheles funestus chromosome 2RL, idAnoFuneDA-416_04, whole genome shotgun sequence DNA region contains:
- the LOC125763678 gene encoding transmembrane 9 superfamily member 2, whose product MTRHSSVNSRMGNLTIGFLPIVCLLTVGLVDAFYLPGLAPVNYCRKSEMQKSCKSEVTLYVNRLNTEESVIPYEYHHFDFCPIDEANSPVENLGQVVFGERIRPGPYKIQFLEDVKCAKACVKHYKGGDPDSDHRLMVLKKGMSLNYQHHWIVDNMPVTWCYPLENERQYCSTGFPMGCLVRRHPDGEEGCITNPNYNRAGYYYPFNHVDLTVTYHSGATEEWGVAFKQNGGRIISVKVVPSSINHKDPNELNCDSKEPIEIQSSALPNGQMLDIVYTYSVHFTQNNKIKWSSRWDYILESMPHTNIQWFSILNSLVIVLFLSGMVAMIMLRTLHKDIARYNQMDSGEDAQEEFGWKLVHGDVFRPPRKGMLLSVFLGSGIQVFCMTLVTLAFACLGFLSPANRGALMTCAMVLFVLLGTPAGYVSARIYKSFGGIKWKSNVLLTSMLCPGVVFGLFFVMNLILWSKGSSGAVPFSTLIALLALWFGVSVPLTFVGAYFGFRKRSLEHPVRTNQIPRQIPDQSIYTQPIPGIIMGGVLPFGCIFIQLFFILNSLWSSQMYYMFGFLFLVFLILVITCSETTILLCYFHLCAEDYHWWWRSFLTSGFTAVYLFVYCCHYFATKLQIEDAASTFLYFGYTLIMVFLFFLLTGSIGFFACFWFIRKIYSVVKVD is encoded by the exons ATGACGAGACACAGTTCTGTCAACAGCAGAATGGGAAATCTTACCATCGGTTTCTTGCCAATTGTTTGCCTGCTGACAGTGGGATTAGTAGATGCTTTCTACCTTCCCGGTTTGGCACCGGTAAACTATTGTCGAAAATCTGAAATGCAAAAATCATGCAAG TCCGAGGTTACGCTTTATGTGAATCGACTCAACACGGAGGAATCGGTGATTCCGTACGAGTACCATCATTTCGATTTCTGTCCCATCGATGAAGCCAATTCACCGGTAGAAAACCTCGGTCAGGTAGTGTTTGGCGAACGCATCCGTCCGGGACCGTACAAAATACAGTTCCTCGAGGACGTAAAGTGTGCGAAGGCTTGCGTGAAACACTACAAGGGTGGCGATCCGGATAGTGATCACCGCTTGATGGTGTTGAAGAAGGGTATGAGTTTGAATTATCAGCACCATTGGATTGTTGATAATATGCCCGTCACTTGGTGCTATCCGCTGGAAAATGAGCGTCAGTACTGCAGTACCGGTTTTCCGATGGGTTGTCTTGTACGCCGGCATCCGGACGGAGAGGAAGGTTGCATTACGAATCCGAATTACAATCGCGCCGGGTATTATTACCCATTCAACCACGTTGATTTGACCGTCACGTACCACAGCGGAGCTACCGAGGAGTGGGGTGTGGCATTCAAACAGAATGGTGGACGTATTATATCGGTGAAGGTGGTACCATCGTCCATTAACCACAAAGACCCGAACGAGCTGAACTGTGACAGTAAGGAACCGATTGAAATTCAATCCAGCGCTCTACCGAATGGCCAAATGCTGGATATCGTGTACACGTACTCGGTACACTTCACGCAGAACAACAAGATAAAGTGGTCATCCCGCTGGGATTACATTCTCGAGTCGATGCCGCACACCAATATCCAGTGGTTCAGCATTTTAAACTCACTCGTAATTGTTCTGTTCCTTTCTGGTATGGTGGCAATGATTATGCTTCGAACGCTTCACAAGGACATTGCGCGGTACAACCAGATGGATTCCGGTGAAGACGCGCAGGAAGAGTTCGGCTGGAAGCTGGTACACGGAGATGTATTTCGACCACCGCGCAAAGGAATGTTACTGTCCGTGTTTCTAGGCTCAGGCATTCAGGTGTTCTGTATGACGCTGGTTACGTTAGCATTCGCATGTCTCGGATTCCTCTCACCGGCCAATCGTGGCGCTTTGATGACGTGTGCCATGGTGCTGTTTGTTCTGCTCGGTACACCGGCTGGGTATGTTTCGGCCCGCATCTACAAGAGCTTTGGCGGTATCAAGTGGAAGAGCAACGTTCTGTTAACGTCCATGTTGTGCCCTGG CGTCGTGTTCGGACTGTTTTTCgtaatgaatttaatattGTGGAGCAAAGGAAGCTCGGGTGCAGTTCCATTTTCGACCCTGATAGCGCTGCTCGCCCTGTGGTTTGGAGTGTCCGTTCCGCTGACCTTCGTTGGAGCTTATTTCGGTTTCCGAAAGAGG TCCTTGGAGCATCCAGTGCGAACAAATCAGATTCCACGCCAGATTCCGGATCAATCCATCTACACCCAACCAATCCCGGGCATCATCATGGGTGGCGTGCTACCATttggatgcatttttattcAACTATTCTTCATCCTTAACTCGCTGTGGTCGAGTCAGATGTACTACATGTTCGGTTTCCTGTTTCTGGTGTTTTTGATCCTCGTGATCACCTGCTCCGAGACAACGATTCTGCTGTGCTATTTCCACCTGTGCGCAGAAGACTATCACTGGTGGTGGCGATCGTTCCTAACGTCTGGGTTTACGGCAGTGTATCTGTTTGTGTACTGCTGCCACTATTTTGCCACGAAGCTGCAAATCGAAGATGCTGCTTCGACTTTCCTCTACTTTGGCTACACGCTGATAATGGTTTTTCTGTTCTTCTTACTAACCGGCTCGATAGGGTTCTTTGCCTGCTTCTGGTTTATTCGTAAAATCTACAGCGTAGTGAAGGTGGATTAA
- the LOC125763681 gene encoding 60S ribosomal protein L37a, producing MAKRTRKVGIVGKYGTRYGASLRKMVKKMEITQHAKYTCTFCGKDAMKRTCVGIWSCKRCNRVVAGGAWVYTTTAAASVRSAVRRLREM from the exons ATG gccAAGCGTACCAGGAAGGTTGGAATCGTCGGAAAGTACGGTACCCGTTATGGTGCTTCGCTGCGTAAAATGGTGAAGAAGATGGAAATCACCCAGCACGCCAAGTACACCTGCACGTTCTGTGGCAAG GATGCCATGAAGCGAACGTGTGTAGGTATCTGGTCGTGCAAGCGATGCAATCGTGTCGTTGCCGGCGGTGCCTGGGTGTACACAACCACTGCTGCTGCCTCGGTACGATCAGCTGTCCGACGTCTGCGTGAAATGTAA